In a genomic window of Bradyrhizobium sp. LLZ17:
- the cyoD gene encoding cytochrome o ubiquinol oxidase subunit IV, which produces MSDQTHIEHDLAPGEAEEHSVGARVLGYVVGLGLGLLLTATSFFIAGTNLVWQPSIPVALIVLAIAQMGVHLVFFLHITTGPDNTNNVLALAFGLLIVFLVVGGSVWIMSHLNANMPPMDQIMRMRM; this is translated from the coding sequence ATGAGCGATCAGACGCACATCGAACATGACCTCGCGCCCGGCGAAGCCGAAGAACACAGCGTCGGCGCAAGGGTCCTCGGCTACGTCGTCGGCCTTGGGCTCGGGCTGCTGCTCACGGCAACATCGTTCTTCATCGCCGGCACCAATCTGGTCTGGCAGCCTTCCATCCCCGTCGCGTTGATCGTGCTCGCGATCGCGCAGATGGGCGTGCATCTGGTGTTCTTCCTGCACATCACAACGGGCCCCGACAATACCAACAACGTGCTGGCGCTGGCCTTTGGGCTGCTGATCGTCTTCCTGGTGGTTGGTGGCTCCGTCTGGATCATGTCGCATCTGAACGCGAACATGCCGCCGATGGACCAGATCATGCGGATGCGGATGTAG
- a CDS encoding cysteine hydrolase family protein → MLNSSKPTQGVISAEPEPIKLDWASTALLIIDMQRDFMEPGGFGETLGNDVSQLARAVKPIGALLKVARDTGMLVIHTREGHLPDLSDAPPAKVERGAPSLRIGDPGPMGRILVRGEAGHDIIPELYPLDSEVVIDKPGKGAFYATELTDVLEKYGIENLLVCGVTTEVCVNTTVREANDRGYRCVVISDGCASYFPEFHEMGLKMIKAQGGIFGWVASSAAVLEAMKISTSV, encoded by the coding sequence ATGTTGAACTCGAGCAAGCCGACACAGGGCGTCATCAGCGCTGAGCCCGAGCCAATCAAGCTCGACTGGGCGAGCACCGCGCTCCTCATCATCGACATGCAGCGCGATTTCATGGAGCCCGGCGGCTTCGGCGAGACGCTGGGTAACGACGTCAGCCAGCTCGCCCGCGCAGTGAAACCGATCGGTGCGCTGCTGAAAGTCGCGCGCGACACCGGCATGCTGGTAATCCACACGCGCGAAGGCCATCTGCCCGATCTCTCCGATGCGCCGCCCGCGAAAGTCGAGCGCGGCGCGCCGAGCCTTCGCATCGGCGATCCCGGCCCGATGGGGCGCATTCTCGTTCGCGGCGAAGCCGGCCACGACATCATCCCCGAACTCTATCCGCTCGACAGCGAAGTGGTGATCGACAAGCCGGGCAAGGGCGCGTTCTACGCCACCGAGCTGACCGACGTGCTGGAGAAATACGGCATCGAGAACCTTCTGGTGTGCGGGGTCACCACGGAAGTGTGCGTCAACACCACCGTGCGCGAGGCCAACGACCGCGGCTATCGCTGCGTCGTCATCTCCGACGGCTGTGCATCCTACTTTCCCGAGTTTCACGAGATGGGCCTGAAGATGATCAAGGCCCAGGGCGGCATCTTCGGCTGGGTCGCAAGCTCAGCCGCAGTTCTGGAGGCAATGAAGATTTCCACATCAGTTTAG
- a CDS encoding cytochrome ubiquinol oxidase subunit II: MNLLDPQGPVAAANSTILVDSVFIMLAIVVPTIIAILAFAFWFRASNPRAQFQPDFVYSGRVEMVVWAIPALTVILLGGVAWIGSHQLDPAAPVPGTGSPVRIQAVSLDWKWLFIYPDQRIATVNTLTVPAGAELNFQLTSSSVMNVFFIPQLGSMIYTMNGMVTKLNLRADNEGKLQGLSAHFSGDGFPDMMFDVNVISPLAFPDWVANTAKSDAVLNEDSYKKLMQQGIEKGRPAYRLDDPRLFDLISTQHIPPGPGPELMSEAGRSQSGGDHAR, encoded by the coding sequence ATGAATCTGCTCGATCCGCAAGGGCCCGTCGCTGCGGCCAACAGCACGATCCTGGTCGATTCCGTCTTCATCATGCTCGCGATTGTGGTGCCGACCATCATCGCGATCCTGGCCTTCGCGTTCTGGTTTCGCGCCTCCAATCCGAGAGCGCAATTTCAGCCCGACTTCGTCTACTCCGGTCGCGTCGAAATGGTGGTGTGGGCGATCCCCGCGCTGACCGTGATTCTGCTCGGCGGCGTCGCCTGGATCGGTTCGCATCAACTCGATCCCGCAGCGCCCGTACCAGGCACTGGCAGCCCGGTGCGGATCCAGGCGGTCTCGCTCGACTGGAAATGGCTGTTCATCTATCCGGACCAGCGCATCGCCACCGTCAATACATTGACGGTTCCGGCCGGCGCCGAGCTGAATTTCCAGCTGACGTCCTCAAGCGTGATGAACGTGTTCTTCATCCCGCAGCTCGGCAGCATGATCTACACCATGAACGGGATGGTGACGAAGCTGAACCTGCGCGCCGACAACGAAGGCAAGCTGCAAGGCCTGTCAGCGCATTTCTCCGGCGACGGCTTTCCCGACATGATGTTCGACGTCAATGTGATCTCGCCGCTCGCGTTCCCGGATTGGGTGGCGAACACCGCGAAATCGGACGCCGTCCTCAACGAGGACAGCTACAAGAAGCTGATGCAGCAGGGCATCGAGAAGGGCAGGCCGGCCTATCGGCTGGATGATCCCCGGCTGTTCGACCTGATTTCGACCCAGCACATTCCGCCAGGGCCGGGCCCGGAGTTGATGTCCGAGGCCGGCCGGTCGCAGAGTGGAGGAGACCATGCTCGGTAA
- a CDS encoding cytochrome (ubi)quinol oxidase subunit III, protein MSMTATVGRAHADPHHIGRAAEHEGPAPKRIVTAYGFWIFLLSDIVMFSCFFAAYAVLSGQTAGGPKGSEIFDQKNVAIETVCLLLSSFTCGMASIAADVRNRLWFYLSMAVTCALGLIFLSIEFREFADLVARGYGPSRSAFLTAFFSLVGCHGLHVSAGVLWLLTMMAQVFAKGFRADILRRMMCFALFWHALDIIWVAVFSVVYLLGSGA, encoded by the coding sequence ATGTCGATGACGGCAACGGTTGGCCGTGCCCACGCCGATCCCCATCATATCGGTCGCGCTGCCGAGCACGAAGGGCCGGCGCCGAAGCGCATCGTCACGGCTTACGGCTTCTGGATATTCCTGCTCTCCGACATCGTGATGTTCTCTTGCTTCTTCGCGGCCTACGCGGTGCTGTCCGGGCAGACCGCCGGCGGCCCGAAAGGCTCCGAGATATTCGATCAGAAGAACGTCGCCATCGAGACGGTCTGCCTGCTGCTGTCGAGCTTCACATGTGGCATGGCCAGCATTGCGGCCGATGTGCGCAACCGGCTCTGGTTTTATCTCAGCATGGCCGTGACTTGCGCGCTCGGGCTCATATTCCTGTCGATCGAGTTCCGCGAGTTCGCCGACCTCGTCGCGCGCGGCTATGGTCCGTCGCGTAGCGCGTTCCTGACCGCGTTCTTCTCGCTGGTCGGCTGCCACGGGTTGCACGTCTCGGCGGGTGTGCTGTGGCTCCTCACCATGATGGCGCAGGTCTTCGCAAAAGGCTTTCGCGCCGACATCCTGCGCCGGATGATGTGCTTCGCACTGTTCTGGCACGCGCTCGACATCATCTGGGTTGCGGTGTTTTCGGTGGTCTATCTGCTTGGGAGTGGCGCATGA
- a CDS encoding SDR family NAD(P)-dependent oxidoreductase translates to MRLKDKIAIVVGAGQSPGEGMGNGRATALTFAREGAKVLCVDHHLESAQETAAMIAAERGTAAAFRADVTKSSDIKAMVADAQSRWGRIDVLHNNVGVSLSGGDAELLQLTEEAFDRVVAINLKSCILTAKEVIPMMRALNSGVIINISSMAAITTYPYVAYKATKSAMIAFTEQLAYQNAEYGIRANVILPGLMNTPMAVDTRAREWSKTRAEVEAERDSKVPLRKKMGTAWDVANAALFLASDEANFITGVTLPVDGGASVRRG, encoded by the coding sequence ATGCGCTTGAAAGACAAGATCGCGATCGTCGTCGGCGCCGGCCAGAGCCCCGGCGAAGGCATGGGCAACGGCCGTGCCACGGCGCTGACCTTCGCGCGCGAGGGCGCGAAAGTGCTGTGCGTGGATCATCATCTGGAATCGGCGCAGGAAACCGCGGCGATGATCGCCGCCGAACGCGGCACTGCAGCCGCCTTCAGGGCCGATGTCACCAAATCCTCGGACATCAAGGCGATGGTGGCGGACGCGCAATCGCGCTGGGGCCGGATCGACGTGCTGCACAACAATGTCGGCGTCAGCCTGTCCGGCGGCGACGCCGAATTGCTTCAGCTGACCGAAGAAGCCTTCGACCGCGTCGTCGCCATCAATCTGAAGAGCTGCATTCTGACGGCGAAAGAGGTGATCCCGATGATGCGCGCGCTGAACAGCGGTGTCATCATCAACATCTCCTCGATGGCTGCGATCACCACCTATCCCTATGTCGCCTACAAGGCAACGAAGTCGGCGATGATCGCCTTCACCGAACAGCTCGCCTATCAGAACGCCGAGTATGGCATCCGCGCCAACGTCATTTTGCCGGGCCTGATGAACACGCCGATGGCGGTCGATACTCGCGCCCGCGAATGGTCCAAGACCCGCGCCGAAGTCGAAGCCGAGCGCGACAGCAAGGTGCCGCTGCGAAAGAAGATGGGGACAGCATGGGACGTCGCAAACGCCGCGTTGTTCCTGGCGTCGGATGAAGCGAATTTTATTACGGGTGTCACGCTGCCGGTGGATGGTGGCGCGAGTGTGAGACGGGGGTAG
- a CDS encoding GMC family oxidoreductase has product MKDPVDVLIIGAGASGAAVAWSLAETKMHILCLEQGGWMNPAEYPSTGRDWEAKFFGEWSSSPNIRGRPEDYPINDDNSPIKVVNYNAVGGSTVMYTAHWPRLHPSDFKVKTLDGVAEDWPIGYDMLTPFFEENDRMMGTSGLSGDPLSPLTHPPMPQQPLGLSGAIVGKAMNKLGWHWWPSDTTVATMDYEGRARCINLGHCTPACAQGAKSSTDITYWPHAIRAGVELRTHCRVREITTDENGMASGVVYYDKDGVEQFQPAHVVIIACNGVGTPRLLLNSASGRFPNGLANSSGLVGKNLMFHPYAQIYGYVKEPTDSNRAPPTCLWSKEWYDTDLSRGFVRGYGVQFVRGAGPVFEAVVSEQKGILPWGADHHRVFRKLNGHRLGFSAICEDLPEEHNRVTLDPVLKDSNGIPAPRIDYTISENSRKMMDHALARGREVLETAGATDICVNAPIPWGGWHLLGTARMGTDPERSVVNEWGRSHDVKNLFIVDGSVFVTSGGVNPTSTIQALALYVADQMKQRLANLFD; this is encoded by the coding sequence ATGAAAGACCCCGTGGACGTCCTGATCATCGGCGCCGGCGCTTCGGGCGCCGCGGTCGCGTGGTCGCTGGCCGAGACCAAGATGCACATTCTCTGCCTGGAGCAGGGCGGCTGGATGAATCCGGCGGAATATCCGAGCACGGGCCGGGACTGGGAAGCCAAGTTCTTCGGCGAGTGGTCGTCGAGCCCGAACATCCGTGGCCGGCCTGAGGACTATCCGATCAACGACGACAATTCGCCCATCAAGGTCGTGAACTATAATGCGGTCGGCGGCTCGACGGTGATGTACACCGCGCACTGGCCGCGGCTGCACCCCTCCGATTTCAAGGTGAAGACCCTGGACGGCGTCGCCGAGGACTGGCCGATCGGGTACGACATGCTGACGCCGTTCTTCGAAGAGAACGACCGGATGATGGGCACCTCGGGGCTATCGGGCGATCCGCTGTCGCCGCTGACGCATCCGCCGATGCCGCAACAGCCGCTCGGGTTGTCAGGTGCGATCGTCGGCAAGGCCATGAACAAGCTCGGCTGGCATTGGTGGCCGTCCGATACCACGGTCGCGACCATGGACTATGAAGGCCGGGCGCGTTGCATCAATCTCGGCCATTGTACGCCCGCCTGTGCGCAAGGCGCAAAATCCTCCACCGACATCACCTATTGGCCGCATGCGATCCGCGCCGGCGTCGAACTACGCACTCATTGTCGCGTGCGGGAGATCACGACCGACGAGAACGGCATGGCTTCGGGCGTGGTCTATTACGACAAGGACGGCGTCGAGCAGTTTCAGCCGGCGCACGTCGTCATCATTGCCTGCAACGGCGTCGGCACGCCACGGCTGCTGCTGAACTCGGCGTCCGGCCGCTTCCCGAACGGCCTGGCGAATTCGTCGGGCCTTGTCGGCAAGAACCTGATGTTTCATCCCTATGCGCAGATCTACGGCTATGTGAAGGAGCCGACCGACAGCAACCGCGCGCCGCCGACGTGCCTGTGGAGCAAGGAGTGGTACGACACGGATTTGTCGCGTGGCTTCGTGCGCGGCTACGGCGTCCAGTTCGTGCGTGGCGCAGGGCCGGTGTTCGAGGCGGTCGTGAGTGAGCAGAAGGGCATTTTGCCGTGGGGCGCGGATCATCACCGCGTCTTCCGCAAGCTGAACGGCCATCGGCTCGGCTTTTCCGCGATCTGCGAGGACCTGCCGGAAGAGCACAATCGCGTCACGCTCGATCCGGTCCTCAAGGACAGCAACGGCATTCCCGCGCCCAGGATCGACTACACGATCAGCGAGAATAGCCGGAAGATGATGGACCACGCGCTTGCGCGCGGCCGCGAGGTCCTGGAAACTGCGGGCGCGACCGACATCTGCGTCAATGCGCCGATCCCGTGGGGCGGCTGGCACCTGCTCGGCACCGCGCGGATGGGTACCGACCCTGAACGTTCCGTGGTCAATGAATGGGGCCGCTCGCACGACGTGAAGAATCTCTTCATCGTCGACGGCAGCGTCTTCGTCACCTCGGGCGGGGTCAATCCGACCTCCACCATCCAGGCCCTCGCGCTCTACGTCGCCGACCAGATGAAGCAGCGCCTCGCCAATTTGTTCGATTGA
- a CDS encoding carboxymuconolactone decarboxylase family protein, producing the protein MARLPYLEADQVAPEYRDMLKRNTNLHKLLVNSPEMARAFNGVGGYIRFESKLDPRLRELAILQVGWMEKSEYEFTHHVKIGKEFGVTDEDIAGLIAETEGKPSKLEPLASAILKGAREMVRQLAMSDSTFAEIKTHLSDEHMVDLVLTIAFYCGVVRVLATMKIDNESTYKEVLQQYPIPGVN; encoded by the coding sequence ATGGCCCGCTTGCCCTATCTCGAGGCCGACCAGGTCGCGCCCGAATACCGCGATATGCTCAAGCGCAACACCAACCTGCACAAGCTCCTGGTCAATTCACCGGAGATGGCGCGCGCCTTCAACGGCGTCGGCGGCTATATCCGCTTCGAAAGCAAGCTCGACCCGCGCCTGCGGGAGCTTGCGATCCTCCAGGTCGGCTGGATGGAGAAGTCGGAATACGAATTCACCCATCACGTGAAGATCGGCAAGGAATTCGGCGTCACCGACGAGGATATCGCGGGCCTGATCGCGGAGACCGAAGGCAAGCCGTCGAAGCTCGAGCCGCTGGCGAGCGCGATCCTGAAAGGCGCCCGCGAGATGGTGCGCCAGCTTGCGATGTCGGATTCGACCTTCGCCGAGATCAAGACACATCTCTCCGACGAGCACATGGTCGATCTCGTGCTGACTATCGCTTTCTATTGCGGCGTGGTGCGCGTGCTCGCCACCATGAAGATCGACAACGAGTCAACCTACAAAGAGGTACTCCAGCAGTACCCGATCCCGGGAGTGAACTGA
- a CDS encoding SDR family NAD(P)-dependent oxidoreductase — MQGPEDDAGLTGKVALISGGGAAGDGIGNGRAAAILLARAGAKVLVADRDLKLAERTVEMIAAEGGTAAAHGGDVTSENDCRALVEAALDRWGRLDFLDNNVGIGSRGSVVDETPEQYRRVMQVNVESMFLLSKHAIPAMIKTAKGGAIVNISSISALRPRGLTSYTTSKAAIIGLTRAMAVDHGRDNIRVNCICPGPIYTPMVYARGMSEQARAQRAKASVLRVEGTGWDIGHAVKFLLGNFARYITGQVLVVDGGVTLQAPERESQEH, encoded by the coding sequence ATGCAAGGCCCTGAGGACGATGCCGGCCTCACCGGCAAGGTGGCATTGATCAGCGGCGGCGGCGCCGCAGGCGACGGGATCGGCAACGGTCGCGCCGCAGCCATCCTGCTCGCCCGCGCCGGCGCAAAGGTGCTGGTCGCCGATCGCGACCTCAAGCTCGCCGAGCGCACGGTGGAGATGATCGCAGCCGAAGGCGGCACGGCCGCGGCGCATGGCGGCGATGTCACCAGCGAGAACGACTGCAGGGCGCTGGTCGAAGCCGCGCTGGATCGCTGGGGCCGGCTCGATTTCCTCGACAACAATGTCGGCATCGGCAGCCGCGGCAGCGTGGTGGATGAGACGCCGGAGCAATATCGGCGCGTCATGCAGGTCAATGTCGAAAGCATGTTCCTGCTGTCGAAGCATGCAATTCCTGCCATGATCAAGACCGCCAAAGGCGGCGCGATCGTCAACATCTCCTCGATCTCGGCACTGCGGCCGCGGGGGCTCACGAGCTACACCACCTCGAAAGCGGCGATCATCGGCCTGACCCGGGCGATGGCGGTCGATCACGGCCGCGACAACATCCGCGTCAACTGCATCTGCCCGGGGCCGATCTACACGCCGATGGTCTATGCGCGGGGCATGAGCGAGCAGGCCCGGGCCCAGCGCGCCAAAGCTTCCGTGCTGAGAGTCGAAGGCACCGGCTGGGACATCGGCCACGCCGTCAAGTTCCTGCTCGGCAACTTTGCGCGCTACATCACCGGCCAGGTGCTGGTGGTCGACGGCGGCGTGACGCTGCAAGCTCCCGAACGTGAATCACAAGAACATTAA
- a CDS encoding thermonuclease family protein, with product MSFRNSFAVVVRAFALVSCLALSGFLAVSGPASALTAAATVRDANSIQLGDVTYRLDGVDAPELDQVCIDDHADPWTCGIEARDQLSKLIGGRSVRCDDVGPEKNFGKRHRAICTAEGDKVSLNEQLIKLGFAIAREPIKANLKQAAADARTASAGIWKGCFVAPQEFRTGKKDGPLLGAACRSDRDKEIRAALFPDDLTMPPSCSIKGKLAVRARVTGNIGIYHLRGCPSYAATTKPDRWFCSEDDAQAAGFRKAYNCRRPK from the coding sequence ATGTCCTTCCGAAATTCCTTTGCCGTCGTCGTCCGCGCGTTCGCGCTCGTTTCATGTCTCGCGCTGTCAGGATTTCTGGCCGTGTCCGGACCAGCCTCCGCGCTGACCGCAGCCGCGACCGTCCGGGACGCCAACTCGATCCAGCTTGGCGACGTCACCTACCGGCTCGACGGCGTCGACGCACCCGAGCTGGACCAGGTCTGCATCGATGACCACGCCGATCCCTGGACCTGCGGCATCGAGGCCCGCGACCAGCTATCGAAGCTGATCGGCGGACGCTCCGTGCGCTGCGACGATGTCGGCCCCGAGAAGAACTTTGGCAAACGGCACCGGGCGATCTGTACGGCGGAGGGCGACAAGGTCAGCTTGAACGAGCAGCTCATCAAGCTCGGCTTCGCGATCGCGCGCGAGCCGATCAAGGCCAACCTCAAGCAGGCGGCCGCCGACGCCAGGACCGCCTCGGCCGGCATCTGGAAGGGCTGCTTTGTTGCACCGCAAGAATTCCGAACCGGCAAGAAGGACGGCCCTTTGCTGGGCGCCGCCTGCCGCTCGGACCGCGACAAGGAGATACGCGCGGCGCTGTTTCCGGACGACCTGACGATGCCGCCAAGCTGCAGCATCAAGGGCAAGCTCGCGGTGCGCGCGCGGGTCACCGGCAACATCGGCATCTACCATTTGAGGGGCTGCCCGAGCTACGCCGCGACCACGAAGCCGGACCGTTGGTTCTGCTCCGAGGACGACGCGCAGGCCGCAGGCTTCCGCAAAGCCTACAATTGCCGCCGCCCCAAATAA
- a CDS encoding S1C family serine protease — MLDLTSDIADDASSSRAAAAAPVDHRALLDAYSNAVIDVTDRVGPAVVRVETGPKVPNGRERGGLGSGIVISPDGLVLTNSHVVGSSKEIRLRDVEGNVGDARVLGVDPDTDLALLRANGVRDLPYASLGNSKTLRRGQLVIAIGNPLGFESTVTAGVVSALGRSIRSVSGRTIEDVIQTDAALNPGNSGGPLLSSNAEVVGINTAIISGAQGICFAVASNTAQFVLSEIIRHGYVRRAYVGVAGQTAPIPRRHAVLAGVDNKMGALLAQIEPDGPAAKAGLLPGDVVIRLDGVEINGVDDLVRVLDRDRIGRRLAMDVLRLGRLRAIDIEPVERKAAR, encoded by the coding sequence ATGTTGGATTTGACCTCAGACATCGCCGATGACGCATCGTCATCGCGAGCGGCGGCGGCTGCTCCGGTCGATCACCGGGCCCTGCTGGACGCCTATTCCAATGCCGTCATCGACGTGACCGATCGCGTCGGCCCTGCCGTCGTGCGCGTCGAGACCGGGCCAAAGGTGCCGAACGGCCGCGAGCGCGGCGGGCTCGGCTCCGGCATCGTGATCTCGCCGGATGGCCTCGTCCTCACCAACAGCCACGTGGTCGGCTCCTCCAAGGAGATCCGGCTGCGGGACGTCGAGGGCAATGTCGGCGACGCCAGGGTGCTCGGTGTCGATCCCGATACCGATCTGGCACTGCTGCGTGCCAACGGGGTGCGCGACTTGCCCTACGCGTCGCTCGGCAACTCCAAGACCTTGCGCCGTGGCCAGCTCGTGATCGCGATCGGCAATCCGCTCGGCTTTGAATCGACCGTCACCGCCGGCGTGGTCTCGGCGCTCGGGCGCTCGATCCGCTCGGTGAGCGGCCGCACCATCGAGGACGTGATCCAGACCGATGCGGCGCTCAATCCCGGCAATTCCGGCGGGCCGCTGCTGTCGTCGAACGCCGAGGTGGTCGGCATCAACACCGCCATCATCAGCGGTGCGCAAGGCATCTGCTTCGCGGTGGCCAGCAACACCGCGCAATTCGTGCTGTCGGAGATCATCCGGCACGGCTATGTCCGCCGCGCCTATGTCGGCGTCGCCGGGCAGACCGCACCGATCCCGCGACGGCACGCGGTGCTGGCCGGGGTCGACAACAAGATGGGCGCGCTGCTTGCCCAGATCGAGCCGGACGGGCCGGCGGCGAAAGCGGGCCTGCTGCCGGGCGACGTCGTGATCAGGCTCGACGGCGTCGAGATCAACGGCGTCGACGATCTGGTCCGCGTGCTCGACCGCGACCGCATCGGCCGGCGGCTCGCTATGGATGTGCTGCGGCTCGGCCGGCTGCGGGCGATCGACATCGAGCCCGTCGAGCGCAAGGCGGCGCGCTAG
- the cyoB gene encoding cytochrome o ubiquinol oxidase subunit I — protein sequence MLGKLDWSAIPFDQPIPLIAGAVVLVAILAVLGWVVVKGHLPYLWHEWITSVDHKRIGVMYILLASVMLLRGGSDAIMMRVQQAIAYQSQGYLPPEHYNQIFSAHGTIMIFFVAMPFVIGLMNLVVPLQLGVRDVAFPTLNSVGFWLTATGALLVNLSLVIGEFARTGWLAFPPLSELSYSPGVGVDYYAWSLQISGVGTLVAGINLVTTVLKLRTKGMNYLRMPMFCWTTLASNLLIVAAFPILTATLAMLLLDRYLGFHFFTNEAGGNVMMFMNLIWAWGHPEVYILVLPAFGIYSEVVSTFSGKALFGYRSMVLATMAICVISFMVWLHHFFTMGAGPDVNAIFGIASMVIAVPTGVKIYNWLFTMYGGRIRFTTPMLWSVGFMVTFIIGGLTGVLVAVPPADFMLHNSMFLVAHFHNVIIGGVLFGAFAGFEYWFPKAFGFRLDERWGKIGFWFTFLGFYVTFMPLYIAGMLGMTRRMQHYDVAAWRPWMIIAAFGMALLSIGVLSQVMQVVVSIRNRESLRDRTGDPWDGRSLEWATSSPPPVFNFAFSPDVRGEDAYWDLKAHAKQQLLESPEPEYRDIEMPRNSPTGFVCAFFATIMGFSLIWHIWWLVIVGGIGAFATFVVFAWRDHDEYVIPAAEVARVDRINREERRNLVSMAGAV from the coding sequence ATGCTCGGTAAGCTCGATTGGTCGGCGATCCCGTTCGACCAGCCGATCCCGCTGATCGCAGGCGCCGTGGTGCTGGTTGCGATCCTCGCCGTGCTGGGCTGGGTCGTGGTGAAAGGACATCTGCCCTATCTCTGGCACGAATGGATCACCAGCGTCGATCACAAGCGCATTGGCGTCATGTACATCCTGCTCGCCTCGGTGATGCTGCTGCGCGGCGGCAGCGACGCCATCATGATGCGGGTCCAGCAGGCGATCGCCTATCAGTCGCAGGGCTATCTGCCGCCGGAGCACTACAACCAGATCTTCTCGGCCCACGGCACCATCATGATCTTCTTCGTGGCCATGCCATTCGTGATCGGGCTGATGAACCTCGTCGTGCCGCTCCAGCTCGGCGTCCGCGACGTCGCGTTTCCGACGCTCAATTCAGTCGGCTTCTGGCTCACTGCGACCGGCGCGTTGCTCGTCAACCTCTCGCTCGTGATCGGCGAGTTCGCGCGCACCGGCTGGCTCGCCTTTCCGCCGCTGTCGGAATTGTCCTACTCGCCCGGCGTTGGCGTTGACTATTATGCATGGTCGCTGCAGATCTCGGGCGTTGGCACGCTGGTCGCCGGCATCAATCTCGTGACGACCGTGCTGAAGCTGCGCACCAAGGGCATGAACTACCTGCGCATGCCGATGTTCTGCTGGACCACGCTGGCCTCGAACCTCCTGATCGTCGCGGCGTTTCCGATCCTCACCGCCACGCTCGCGATGCTGCTGCTGGACCGTTATCTCGGCTTCCACTTCTTTACCAACGAAGCCGGCGGCAACGTCATGATGTTCATGAATCTGATCTGGGCCTGGGGACATCCCGAAGTCTACATCCTCGTGCTGCCCGCGTTCGGCATCTACTCCGAGGTGGTGTCGACCTTCTCCGGTAAGGCGCTGTTCGGCTATCGCTCGATGGTGCTCGCCACCATGGCGATTTGCGTGATCTCTTTCATGGTCTGGCTGCATCACTTTTTCACGATGGGCGCGGGGCCCGACGTCAACGCGATCTTCGGCATCGCCAGCATGGTCATCGCGGTGCCGACGGGAGTGAAGATCTACAATTGGCTGTTCACGATGTACGGCGGCCGGATCCGCTTCACCACACCGATGCTGTGGTCCGTCGGCTTCATGGTGACCTTCATCATCGGCGGCTTGACCGGCGTGCTGGTCGCGGTGCCGCCGGCCGACTTCATGCTCCACAACAGCATGTTCCTGGTGGCGCACTTCCACAACGTCATCATCGGCGGCGTGCTGTTCGGTGCATTCGCCGGGTTCGAATACTGGTTTCCGAAGGCGTTTGGCTTTCGCCTCGACGAGCGCTGGGGCAAGATCGGGTTCTGGTTCACCTTTCTCGGGTTCTACGTCACCTTCATGCCGCTCTACATCGCCGGCATGCTCGGCATGACCAGGCGGATGCAGCACTATGACGTCGCGGCCTGGCGGCCCTGGATGATCATCGCGGCGTTTGGCATGGCGCTGCTCTCGATCGGTGTCCTGAGCCAGGTCATGCAGGTCGTGGTCAGCATCCGCAACCGTGAAAGCCTACGCGACCGCACCGGCGATCCCTGGGACGGACGCTCGCTGGAATGGGCGACCTCGTCGCCGCCGCCGGTGTTCAATTTCGCCTTCAGTCCGGATGTGCGCGGCGAGGATGCCTATTGGGATTTGAAGGCCCATGCCAAACAGCAATTGCTCGAGAGCCCTGAGCCGGAGTATCGGGACATCGAGATGCCCCGGAACTCGCCCACCGGATTTGTCTGCGCGTTCTTTGCTACCATCATGGGCTTTTCGCTGATCTGGCATATCTGGTGGTTGGTGATTGTGGGCGGCATCGGCGCGTTCGCGACCTTCGTCGTGTTCGCCTGGCGCGATCATGACGAATACGTCATTCCAGCCGCGGAAGTCGCCCGCGTCGACCGCATCAATCGCGAGGAACGACGCAACCTCGTCAGCATGGCGGGGGCGGTCTGA